One segment of Polaribacter huanghezhanensis DNA contains the following:
- a CDS encoding cytochrome c oxidase subunit I: MSEHHHKETFVTKYIFSQDHKMISKQFLITGMFMGVIGVFMSMLFRLQIAWPEKSFSIIEAFLGTHQTDGVMSPDIYLAIVTIHGTIMVFFVLTAGLSGTFSNLLIPLQIGARDMASGFLNMISYWLFFISSIIMLVSLFVEAGPASAGWTIYPPLSALPQAIPGSGLGMTLWLTSMAIFIASSLIGSLNYIVTVFNLRTKGMKMTRLPLTMWAFFVTAIIGVVSFPVLLSAALLLIMDRSFGTSFFLSDIFISGEVLHYQGGSPVLFEHLFWFLGHPEVYIVILPAMGIVSEIIAVNSRKPIFGYRAMIGSILAIAFLSTIVWGHHMFISGMNPFLGSVFTFTTLLIAIPSAVKAFNWITTLWKGNLQMNTGMLFSIGFVSTFVTGGLTGLVLGDSALDINVHDTYFVVAHFHLVMGVSAIFGMFAGVYHWFPKMYGRMMNKVLGYWHFWLTITAAYGVFFPMHFIGLAGLPRRYYTNTNFPMFDDVADVNVVITLFAILGGLAQLIFLANFFISIYRGKKATQNPWKANTLEWTTPIEAIHGNWPGKIPEVHRWPYDYSKVDENGEYTHGEDFVLQTTPLKDGEDPS, encoded by the coding sequence ATGTCAGAACATCATCATAAAGAAACATTTGTAACAAAATACATCTTTAGCCAAGATCACAAAATGATTTCTAAACAGTTTTTAATAACTGGTATGTTTATGGGAGTTATTGGAGTGTTTATGTCAATGTTATTTCGTTTGCAAATTGCATGGCCAGAAAAATCATTTTCAATTATTGAAGCTTTTCTAGGAACTCATCAAACAGATGGAGTTATGAGCCCAGATATATACTTAGCCATAGTTACAATTCACGGTACAATCATGGTGTTTTTTGTACTTACTGCTGGTTTAAGTGGTACATTTTCTAACTTATTAATTCCTTTACAGATTGGTGCTAGAGATATGGCGTCAGGATTTTTAAATATGATTTCTTACTGGTTATTCTTTATTTCTAGTATAATAATGCTAGTTTCTTTATTTGTAGAAGCTGGACCTGCATCAGCGGGATGGACCATCTACCCACCATTAAGTGCATTGCCACAAGCAATTCCAGGATCTGGATTAGGAATGACTTTATGGCTTACATCTATGGCGATATTTATTGCTTCTTCTTTAATAGGATCTTTAAATTATATCGTTACTGTTTTTAACTTAAGAACAAAAGGAATGAAAATGACAAGATTGCCTTTAACAATGTGGGCTTTCTTTGTTACTGCTATAATTGGAGTTGTATCTTTTCCTGTATTATTATCTGCAGCACTTTTATTGATTATGGACAGAAGTTTTGGTACTTCATTCTTCTTGTCAGATATTTTTATCAGTGGAGAAGTTTTACATTATCAAGGAGGTTCACCAGTTTTATTTGAACATTTATTCTGGTTCTTAGGACATCCAGAAGTATATATCGTTATTCTACCTGCAATGGGAATTGTTTCCGAAATTATTGCGGTAAACTCACGAAAACCAATATTTGGTTACAGAGCAATGATTGGTTCAATTTTAGCAATTGCATTTTTATCAACTATTGTTTGGGGTCACCACATGTTTATTTCCGGGATGAATCCTTTCTTAGGATCCGTATTTACATTTACAACCTTATTAATTGCAATTCCATCAGCAGTAAAAGCTTTTAACTGGATAACAACGCTGTGGAAAGGAAATTTACAGATGAATACGGGGATGTTATTCTCTATCGGATTTGTTTCTACTTTCGTTACTGGAGGTTTAACTGGTTTGGTTTTGGGAGATTCGGCATTAGATATTAATGTTCATGATACGTATTTTGTAGTTGCTCACTTTCATTTAGTAATGGGAGTATCTGCAATCTTTGGAATGTTTGCTGGTGTGTATCACTGGTTTCCAAAAATGTATGGCAGAATGATGAATAAAGTATTAGGATATTGGCATTTCTGGTTGACAATTACTGCTGCGTACGGGGTATTTTTCCCAATGCACTTTATTGGTTTAGCAGGATTACCAAGAAGATATTATACCAATACAAATTTTCCAATGTTTGATGATGTAGCAGATGTAAATGTTGTCATTACATTATTTGCAATCTTAGGAGGTTTGGCACAGCTAATTTTCTTAGCAAATTTCTTTATCTCTATTTATAGAGGTAAAAAAGCAACACAAAACCCTTGGAAAGCAAATACATTAGAGTGGACAACGCCAATTGAAGCTATTCACGGAAACTGGCCAGGTAAAATTCCAGAAGTACACCGTTGGCCTTACGATTACAGTAAAGTTGATGAGAATGGAGAGTATACTCATGGCGAAGACTTTGTATTACAAACAACACCATTAAAAGATGGAGAAGATCCATCTTAA
- a CDS encoding cytochrome c oxidase subunit II, whose amino-acid sequence MLALFYIFIAVAIGVSFWQITRILDLRSVIASDKDNDTQGKIFLWFTAFFYAMMIYCLIFMNVLMLPESASFEGEHDDNLFDITFILIGVVQFIMQFLLFYFAYKYRGKKDKKALFYADSHKLEAIWTITPAVVLVVLIGYGLWQWNNVMDLSNEEDPLIIEVYGRQFNWQARYAGDDNALGRGNVNYIKGINTMGVDMSDLNAQDDKQVTEIHLPKGRKVIFKFRSQDVLHSAYMPHFRAQMNCVPGMVTQFGFTPKFTTEEMRQQSEVIAKTADINKIRAAKGEDHYEFDFILLCNKICGASHFNMQMKIVVQEEDAFNKWIAEQPTLAEVIK is encoded by the coding sequence ATGCTAGCTTTATTTTATATTTTTATAGCTGTTGCAATCGGTGTAAGCTTTTGGCAAATCACAAGAATTTTAGATTTAAGATCAGTAATTGCTTCAGACAAAGATAATGATACACAAGGAAAAATATTTCTTTGGTTCACAGCATTCTTTTATGCAATGATGATTTATTGCTTAATTTTTATGAATGTATTAATGTTGCCAGAATCTGCTTCTTTTGAAGGAGAACATGATGATAATTTATTCGATATTACATTTATTTTAATCGGAGTCGTTCAGTTTATAATGCAATTTTTATTATTCTATTTTGCATATAAATACAGAGGGAAAAAAGATAAGAAAGCGTTATTTTATGCTGATAGCCATAAGTTAGAAGCAATTTGGACCATTACACCAGCAGTCGTTTTAGTTGTTTTAATTGGTTACGGATTATGGCAATGGAATAACGTAATGGATTTATCTAATGAAGAAGATCCATTAATTATAGAAGTTTACGGAAGACAATTTAACTGGCAAGCACGTTATGCAGGAGATGACAATGCACTTGGTAGAGGAAACGTAAATTATATCAAAGGAATTAACACAATGGGTGTTGATATGTCTGATTTAAATGCGCAAGACGATAAGCAGGTTACAGAAATTCATTTGCCAAAAGGGCGTAAAGTGATTTTTAAATTCCGTTCTCAAGATGTTTTACACTCAGCTTATATGCCACACTTTAGAGCACAAATGAACTGTGTTCCAGGAATGGTTACCCAATTTGGTTTTACACCAAAGTTTACCACCGAAGAAATGCGTCAGCAATCAGAAGTAATTGCTAAAACAGCAGATATTAATAAAATACGTGCTGCAAAAGGCGAGGACCACTACGAATTTGATTTTATACTATTGTGTAATAAAATTTGTGGAGCTTCGCATTTTAATATGCAAATGAAAATAGTTGTTCAAGAAGAAGACGCTTTTAATAAGTGGATTGCAGAACAACCAACATTAGCAGAAGTTATTAAATAA
- the ruvB gene encoding Holliday junction branch migration DNA helicase RuvB, translating to MNEHLNPENTNLSNEELDVEKKLRPLSFDDFTGQDQAIENLKIFVEAANQRDEALDHTLFHGPPGLGKTTLAHILANELNVGIKVTSGPVLDKPGDLAGLLTNLDERDVLFIDEIHRLSPIVEEYLYSAMEDYKIDIMIESGPNARTVQINLEPFTLIGATTRSGLLTSPMRARFGISSRLNYYKKELLTTIVQRSAEILKVPISMEAAIEIAGRSRGTPRIANALLRRVRDFAQIKGDGTITIEIAQYALKALRVDAFGLDEMDTKILTTLIDKFKGGPVGISTLATAVGENAETIEEVYEPFLIQEGFIMRTPRGREVTEAAYNHLGKEKGINQGELF from the coding sequence ATGAATGAACACTTAAATCCTGAAAACACAAATCTTTCAAATGAAGAATTGGATGTAGAAAAAAAACTACGCCCTCTTTCGTTTGATGATTTTACAGGTCAAGATCAAGCAATAGAAAATCTTAAAATATTTGTGGAAGCAGCAAATCAAAGAGATGAAGCTTTAGATCACACCTTGTTTCACGGACCTCCAGGTTTAGGGAAAACCACCTTAGCACACATTTTAGCAAATGAATTAAATGTCGGAATTAAAGTTACTTCCGGGCCTGTTTTAGACAAACCAGGAGACTTAGCAGGTTTGCTAACCAATCTTGATGAAAGAGATGTATTGTTTATTGATGAAATTCATCGTTTAAGTCCGATTGTAGAAGAATATTTGTATTCTGCAATGGAAGATTATAAAATTGATATTATGATTGAATCTGGCCCAAATGCCAGAACAGTACAAATCAATTTAGAACCATTTACATTAATTGGCGCAACAACTCGTTCTGGATTATTAACGTCTCCAATGAGAGCACGTTTCGGAATTAGTAGTCGATTAAATTATTATAAAAAAGAATTATTAACAACCATTGTTCAACGTAGTGCAGAAATATTAAAAGTTCCTATTTCCATGGAAGCAGCAATAGAAATTGCTGGTAGAAGCAGAGGAACTCCAAGAATTGCAAATGCGCTGTTACGAAGAGTAAGAGATTTTGCTCAAATCAAAGGAGATGGAACCATTACCATAGAAATTGCACAATATGCATTAAAAGCACTTCGTGTAGATGCTTTTGGGTTGGATGAAATGGATACTAAAATATTAACTACTTTAATTGATAAATTTAAAGGCGGACCTGTAGGAATTTCTACACTAGCAACAGCAGTTGGAGAAAATGCAGAAACGATTGAAGAAGTATACGAGCCTTTTTTAATACAAGAAGGATTTATTATGAGAACGCCAAGAGGAAGAGAAGTTACAGAAGCGGCTTACAATCATCTTGGGAAAGAAAAAGGAATCAATCAAGGAGAATTGTTTTAG